From a region of the Panicum virgatum strain AP13 chromosome 2K, P.virgatum_v5, whole genome shotgun sequence genome:
- the LOC120667897 gene encoding uncharacterized protein LOC120667897 isoform X3, translating to MAALRASPLFLPQPLSPSSRSRRCAACRGVAAAARPGPAPYRPGVHGGGAKKRLLASRRRPGWVGLPCCLPATEEGVAAAAAATEEEDGYLAREAGWGVRRMGRVGEEMRRVAQVQAEAFHVPVALFNDFFFDFFKIRPRCCRRSSTG from the exons ATGGCCGCCCTCCGCGCGTCCCCGCTCTTCCTCCCGCAGCCCCTCTCGCCGTCCTCCCGGTCCCGCCGTTGCGCCGCCTGCCGCGGGGTAGCCGCCGCGGCCAGGCCCGGCCCCGCTCCCTACAGGCCCGGCGTCCATGGAGGCGGCGCCAAGAAGAGGCTTCttgcgagcaggaggaggccgggATGGGTGGGGCTGCCTTGCTGCCTGCCCGCGACGGAGGAGGGGGTTGCTGCGGCGGCCGCTGCTACTGAAGAGGAGGACGGGTACCTGGCGCGGGAGGCCGGGTGGGGCGTGCGGCGGATGGGGCGGGTCGGGGAGGAGATGCGGCGGGTGGCGCAGGTCCAGGCCGAGGCCTTCCACGTCCCCGTCGCCCTCTTCAACGACTTTTTCTTCGACTTCTTCAAA ATTAGGCCGAGGTGCTGTCGGCGCTCATCTACAGGGTGA
- the LOC120667897 gene encoding uncharacterized protein LOC120667897 isoform X2, protein MAALRASPLFLPQPLSPSSRSRRCAACRGVAAAARPGPAPYRPGVHGGGAKKRLLASRRRPGWVGLPCCLPATEEGVAAAAAATEEEDGYLAREAGWGVRRMGRVGEEMRRVAQVQAEAFHVPVALFNDFFFDFFKAEVLSALIYRVRNSPPDRAPGLTER, encoded by the exons ATGGCCGCCCTCCGCGCGTCCCCGCTCTTCCTCCCGCAGCCCCTCTCGCCGTCCTCCCGGTCCCGCCGTTGCGCCGCCTGCCGCGGGGTAGCCGCCGCGGCCAGGCCCGGCCCCGCTCCCTACAGGCCCGGCGTCCATGGAGGCGGCGCCAAGAAGAGGCTTCttgcgagcaggaggaggccgggATGGGTGGGGCTGCCTTGCTGCCTGCCCGCGACGGAGGAGGGGGTTGCTGCGGCGGCCGCTGCTACTGAAGAGGAGGACGGGTACCTGGCGCGGGAGGCCGGGTGGGGCGTGCGGCGGATGGGGCGGGTCGGGGAGGAGATGCGGCGGGTGGCGCAGGTCCAGGCCGAGGCCTTCCACGTCCCCGTCGCCCTCTTCAACGACTTTTTCTTCGACTTCTTCAAA GCCGAGGTGCTGTCGGCGCTCATCTACAGGGTGAGGAACTCGCCGCCGGACAG
- the LOC120667897 gene encoding uncharacterized protein LOC120667897 isoform X1 — protein MAALRASPLFLPQPLSPSSRSRRCAACRGVAAAARPGPAPYRPGVHGGGAKKRLLASRRRPGWVGLPCCLPATEEGVAAAAAATEEEDGYLAREAGWGVRRMGRVGEEMRRVAQVQAEAFHVPVALFNDFFFDFFKAEVLSALIYRVRNSPPDSRAPGLTER, from the exons ATGGCCGCCCTCCGCGCGTCCCCGCTCTTCCTCCCGCAGCCCCTCTCGCCGTCCTCCCGGTCCCGCCGTTGCGCCGCCTGCCGCGGGGTAGCCGCCGCGGCCAGGCCCGGCCCCGCTCCCTACAGGCCCGGCGTCCATGGAGGCGGCGCCAAGAAGAGGCTTCttgcgagcaggaggaggccgggATGGGTGGGGCTGCCTTGCTGCCTGCCCGCGACGGAGGAGGGGGTTGCTGCGGCGGCCGCTGCTACTGAAGAGGAGGACGGGTACCTGGCGCGGGAGGCCGGGTGGGGCGTGCGGCGGATGGGGCGGGTCGGGGAGGAGATGCGGCGGGTGGCGCAGGTCCAGGCCGAGGCCTTCCACGTCCCCGTCGCCCTCTTCAACGACTTTTTCTTCGACTTCTTCAAA GCCGAGGTGCTGTCGGCGCTCATCTACAGGGTGAGGAACTCGCCGCCGGACAG